TTCTCTGAACTACTCCCTTGAAATCAGAACTGATTTGTTGACATTACTGTCTTTCCTGGTGAAAGTAATTCAACTGTTTCACACAGTGCAGCTGTTTAGCCACAGATGAACAATGTTATGTGTGTATTCAAGAGAGTAACGGGCACACCTACTGTATGTGAATAAATGTTGGTTTTGGAGACCAGTTTTAGCAGTGACGCAATATTGTGAGTGAGTAAGTGCATCCTGTGAGGATTGTTCATGCGTTAATCACATGGTGGTGGAGTCAGAAGCTGCGCTGCTGGGGTGCTTCACGGCACTTCTCACATAGGCTAGTTGTACAAACTCTTCCTTTGTTTGCAAAAAATGCCAGCTCTTACATGAGGAAGTGTGGGGTTGGGATGTACATCACTGTTTAACTCACACTGTATAACACAAAATGGGCCAGAGTGAAATGTATGTTACCAGTACTAAATCCCCTGTTATATTTATTCCcctttggtctgtctgtctgtctgtctgtctgtctgtctgtagtttCTAACTCAAATCTCAGACATGCCTTCTGACCTGGAAAAAGCCATGGAGTCCATGATCATGGTCTTCCACAAGTACGCCTCCAAAGACGGCAACAGGGACACGCTCAGCCGAAGGGAACTCAAAGACCTGATGGAGAACGAGCTGGCCGGCTTCCTTAAGGTCTGCtctcctttttttattattactcttTCCCGCCGCTCTATCACACACCTATACCTACCTGTATCGCTCTCTTATCCTAAACCTGATATATGTACTGTGGTTTCCCCTCCATGTGAGGTTAATTGTTATACATCTCTTGTGCAATTACAACACTGTGCTTATCTGTTGCCATGTGAACTGGTGGTCCCTTTAGGAGTGACAAGAGATGGAAAGCTGTTGCAGTAACAGCCAATGTAAATTCAAGAAGATGATAATGCTGCTGCTGACTATGACGATGATTATGGCTGGGgcggggcacagacacacactatatcTACATGGATGTctgtgggggtggtggttgtggtatTGCCATTGAAAATGAAAATCCCACAGGAAGTAATTGTGTGCCATTTCCTCCCTTATCCTGTGCAGTCTCAGAAAGACCCTGCCACAGTGGACAGGATCATGAGGGACCTGGACACCAACGGGGACGGCCAAGTGAGCTTTGAGGAGTTTGTGTCCCTGGTGGTTGGGCTGTCCATCGCCTGTGAACAATGCTATAAAGCGCACCTGCTGAAAACGGGAGCCAGGAAGTGAAGgaaatggaggagaagaagaaaggaaggagggtAGCGAAGGAGGAGAGGATATATGGGAGTTTGAGACATTTCTGTGTCTGTGGGATTTTTTTGTAATGAAATTGCCTTGTTGAATAAAATGTTATTGTTTATAGATTTTTGAAAATGTgtgctttgtgcgtgtgtgctttgtgtgtgtgtgcgtgtgtgcgtgtgtgtgtgtgtgtgagagagagagagagagagagagagagagagagagagagagagagaaagatagagagagagagagagagagagagagagagagagagagagagagagagagagagtgtgagggagttATAGGAGGGGCAAGGAATTCTCCAAGCAGTTGTGTCATAATTAACATGTGCTTCATAAAGTAGTGCAACCATGTTAACTGCTCCTGAATAGCTCCagttgtcattttcaaaacacccACAGCACTGCAGAGAGCACACAGTTTATCCAGCTGAAGACTGAGAAATGCCTTTATCTCCGTACAATACAGCTTTTAATGAAACTCAGAAATTTGAATTGAAATTGCAGGGATTTTTGGGGATAATGACATATTACTGCATTTGATGTAAAACCTGTGAATTCAGATTTCGCCTAACATGATGAATTATCCACAGCAAAGAGGTTACGGAACTTCTGCATGCACTGAATTGTTAAAAGTGAATAGGCCCACGAGTAGCAGACATATAATGTTCCAAAACTCTGTTGACACAGTAACTGGTCTGGGATGTACAGTACTCTTCTATTAACACCTGCTACCCCCCAATGAGACAATGAATAGCAGGTTTGGGGTCAATAACATTATTGTAAAAGtataataacttttccctccactttattcctaaccaacgacggccaggagtgggcatttgaaacagacgCAGTGTTAACTTaggacacaggaaaggcaaatggcatgatacagatgaggagatgcaaatgaatgaacgttatatgacaatttaattatcaactgcaaggtaacattacatttaactcaaggctactgtttgttacataggatacagtgaaatcaaatacagtttacccaagactgatagacagagagagagaaagaaagagggagagaaagacatagtTTTGGAGCCCTTCAGAGGTAGGAAGTGACTCCCAGATGAATCTCTGAAGTGAGATTATATACTGCAACCCACCCCAAAAGTGTCCTTTGTCTTGCTAGGGCCAGTGACACCACATGGGATGCCACATCTTCAGTGGGGGGAGAGCTAGCACAAACAGGCCCCAGCTCTACTTGAGATAGCATCAACAGTGTAATCTGAGTCATTCAATAATCTCCTTATTTACATTATTGTAAATGATTCAAAATATTAATGGTGCTATTTGGAGGGATACTTGAATGTCACCGTGAATGTGACCTAAGTTACTGAACTTCTGTCCTCTTTGAAGTGTTACAAGAAGCTGATAGGCCAGCCGTGTAGCAGAAATATAATGTTTCAAAACTCATTTTACAGTGACAATCACTGCAGGGAGTGGTCAGACACAGGATATACACTCACTTCCTCAGCATTCcaccagattctctctctctctctccctctctctctctctctctctctctctctctctctctctctctctgggtttttttttaccccatgAACCTGGGTTGGGCTGGGAGAACGCCGTGGCAGAGGACTGTTATTGGTTtcagagcaaacacacactctgGTTGCTCGGTTACAGCGGCTTGGAGAAGTTGAGTAACCCCTGATTACCACACCCTTCTAAGATAACCACAAGCAGGCACTTTTATATTCGCAGGGATCCCCCCTTTTCGCAAAATGTTCCATGCATAAAGTATGAACTGTTTTGACGTGGTCATTGAATTCTGGTATGGCGTAAGCATGGTGGCAAGTTTAGCATATGAAGTCAGCATTTAAAGTAActatgcattgatttccattttgTTCACCTACAGATTGAAATCATAACTGTCTCTGTGAGCTACAATGAAAACATCCCCACTTCCAAACTTTCTGATTGTGTTAATACTGTAGCACATGGATAATTCaatttagatgtaggcctatacatttcacCCTGATACAAGTTCAGAAATCACTTAAAATGATCTTGGAAACATGACATAAAGGCTGAAAAACTTGTCAGAGTTGCTCTAAAAAGGGGTCATTGCATATGCACAAGTATTCAAACGACATGCATTACCATTTACTGTACAAACATAGTATTTCATTGCATTATCTTAGTGTTATACAGATGGGTAAGAATAAAATACCTTGTTATTTCATGGTGTCTTGTCCCGCACATGTTTGTCCTGCGTCTATTGGGAAAAAGAAGATAAACTTATTTCCATTCCTTTGCTGTTTAATATatatgaagtcaagtcaagtaaagtgtactttattatcaaaaatctatgtaacagggttagcacagaagttaaCCAAGATGTATATAGGCTACCTTAAAGCTGACTGAAATACATTTAATTTCAATTAGGCTATATGTGAAGAAATTTACtgtgtattattatatggttgtgacgtcatctgtcgaatgctccatgcatttcaacggggctccccaacgttcggacgtctgttatttttcgataacggacgggttggtctataacagaccgctgtcaatggcaacaagacttttcactgctaaagcgacttttcaacaagactctaatcagctgctgtgacagacagcacccgttgtcctggctaccgctgtcaatggcaacaagacgttcactgctaaagccactggcttgtatacaagtcagtggctaaagcgaatgtttcatatcactccgcagggggtccggtcttttgtcactctaatcagctgctgtgagacaacacctgttgtcctggctagcctacctagctgttgcctagcggtgttccacaacggcaatgttttgttttgcgcagcaacaatcttaacattaaatatgtctaaagaaatgtccccgcatgtgtgaatcatttaagtatatccatataataagcgggttaactttcggcgagtcggtcgctttgtggaatagcagcacttcagagagaacaagacccctccgctccgcgtcggggtctaaagattctctctgtcgtgctgctattccacggtagcgaccttctcgccgaacgttaacccttacttaaagctAGCTTTGACTCTGACTATGATTTttcagccgcagcagcagcttGTCTGGTTACGTCATGGGGAAATCATGTCTGACTCACTCAGGCCCAAAGGTATGTGTATTGTCTTGTCTTATGCTATAAGCCCCCTGAGGGCACATCCTCACTCCCTTCATAGGCATCTTCTCAGTCTTTTCACTTTGAAAGGAttactgataaaaaaaaaagttaccgtACACTTGTGGTGTGATCCACAAACTTTGATTAGTGAAGCTGTAGCCGTATTGGAGGGGATATCTACTGTCTGTATTTTATACATCTTTGATTAGTGAAGTCATGACACACACAAGGGAGATCATTAaatgaagacaaacacacaccgagacagacagacagactctctctctgcctcccttgctctctgcctctctctctctctctctctctctctctctctctctctctctctctctctctctctctctctctctctctctctctctctctctctctctctctctctctctctctctctctcagtgggggGAATCCTCTGTCTGCATCTCATCCCATCTGTGATTTATAAAGATACACTACAAGGGAaataacagacaaacacacacacacacacacacacacacactcacacacacacacacacacacacacacacacacacacacacacacacacacacacacacacacacacacacacacacacacacacacacacgagttgttgttacttacaaaagaaaacattcaGAACATAACATATCTTTACTGACCggttatagtttttttttttttttttaatgggcttTTTCTGTGTTGTTTGCATTCATTAACGAGGGCTTGGTATCCCAGAAGCAAACATAGTGCCTTGGAACAGGAAAGCCGACAGGGCGGGGGCAAATgagtaagttgtcccgggcctagggagagagggtgcccagaattgggtcaccattgcatagtatgtattgagaagggggccctttcaggtgtttttttcccgGGCCCGGttaaacctgtcagcggccctgccttggGGTAAGAGCCCTGAACAACCAACCATGTCAAAAACACAGTGGGAATTAAATTGGCTGCAGAGCTGACTGAAACTATGTTCAGTGTTCACATATGAACAACCAAGGGGCATTTGGCACATTAAGCAGCATGTGTTTAACCTTCAGGATAGTAAGACCTGTTTTACTGGCCCAATAACACAATAACTCATGTTTATTATCGGGTCATAACAAGTTGCTaatgtcagtaggcctatatgtgaccTGAAATTACGTAAATAAACTAATCAACGGTGTAATTATTTTATCCAAATGGTATTAcaatttttatttcttttcacgTTATTTCAGTTTCAGAAATGTCATGATAGCCCAGCAAAACCCAAGACCTGGTCCAATAATTTGTGCTGCTTTATTGTCTTGACCCTCTGCAAAAAATGATCTATACAAAACAGACAAAGTAATCTATATATGTTTTATACAATTCTTATTTGGCACATAAAGTAGGCTATGTTTGATGTTATTGCTCATTTCCCTCATATTAGACATTCCATGCAGACCACTGCACCATATTCACATTCTACATGGAATATGTGAGTGCTTACTCAtttggcacatacagtacattaaaagTGGCACATCTTCCCTACAGTCATTTAAGTTAGTTTTATATGTCTTTTTCCTATGGGCTAAGCTCTTGCTATCTGCAAATGTGTGTCATATAAGAattgggtggagaattgttagcTGAAAAAAAGATGACTTGGATCCTAGCCAGAGTAAGCAACCCAATTTAAGACAAACCTGCTGAAATGTGTTATCCAGACTGTACACTATTGTACAGGTCATAGCTTTTTTGATATATGATAAGCAAAGTTTATAATTTCTCCTCAGCATACTATTTTTACTAGAACTTTTTATTTCATTCAAGTTGTCAGCCAAAGTCATTTGGGAAAGTATTTAAAGATTTATTATAACTGTATTTGacttgtatttctctctctctctctctctctctctctctctctctctctctctctctctctctctctctctctctctctctctctctctctctctctctctctcagtaagtgTATTCTATTTGGGGTTTTAAAAGCGGTGGCACAGGAAACTGATACTGAATGCAGGGAAGATTGTATTAAATGGCAGGAAATGCAGTATTCTAAAGTAAATCAATGTCTGAGGTTTTAAGAGGTCGTACAAGCCACAATATTTAAAAAGGCCATAACACTGACCTGTAGAGGTGGTGGCACTACTGCCCAGGGCAACTGCCCTAATGACCTCCTCCACTCAGGGTGACCCTCTACGTCTGGAGTGGGGAaccctatgtctcgagggccggatacagcccttgaggccgtcttatccggcccctataacaaaatgttaatgttgtgcagtttcacatgaaattaaACATGTTTTGTAAACAAACGTTATAAATAACTCTGCTTTAGAGGCTCCGTACCGGAGGCAGGGTGCAACAtctcagccattaagactcagagacaGGACAATCGTTTTAGACAATTTAATGTTAACATGGCTGACAATGGAATTGGTAGAAGGTAGACAGTATTTgtcgtaggtccaatcatcagcccgggtcttgcaccggcggatccagtagagcctaccgtagccgtgcagcaggaactggacctttaacccctcggacaggtagactggacccaactggtggtggtggggatggaggaggagatttcagACCAGCCATAcctaggccagcaagaaaggacAGTTAGACATGTCattataaaggaaatggcagccgctgattggctctgcaaaatgcacacGTGACTTGAGTGTTTCTGGCAGAACTAACACAGGCTACATTTTACAACTTTTCTCCAAATAGTTGTATAGGCTGCAGAGATCTCATTATGGAGAAAGatgttgaataataataataataatgagaaaacataacctcattggcggaggtaataacaataagaaaaagaagaagagggagaagaagaagaactatCCCTCTTCACCGCGTACCTGCTTGGCACCTAAAAAGTGTGATGTTACTGCTTTTGaaatagaggtgtgtcgttcatgaacgagccggttcttttgaacggctccctgaagtgaacgatgggaaccggatcacagctgggggagccactcgaccgttattttgttcatttttcattcattttaagcacgtgacctcgaccacagtaattaaatttgggaaaaaacacaattgtttgcctcaaagagggagaataatcagttgttgtttggacaaaattaccttgaggaggagtcaaaatattacattcttaacactgaataaataatttttaaaaagagccaaaagagccagttttttgaacggctctttgaaaggaacgagccactaagatccggatcccgagaaagagccataaatcccatctctatttTGAAATCACTCTCGAGGGGGGCCCTCTCCATTAGGTtgcagaaaagaaaaacacagggCAGGGATAAGTGAGAGTGTACACCAtcatgaatgtgtgtgccaaGGGTATAGTTTGCTTGAGTAATAGCGTTTTAGGTTAAGGGCCCTCAGAAAtcttgggccccatgaaagattaattttgggccccctcaagggcccctgtcagtaCTGTCAGTGTttaggcccttagaatctgtaacagctTTCCCTCCTATCAGCACCCATGCCTCGAAATACCTTGACACGGCCCCTGAGTCGAATCCATTCTAAGTAGTCTTACCTGAGCAAAAAAATAATTATGTTTATCTTATTTTAcacgtttggaggttggggtgtgcacatccactaaaacaataatccaggtgccaggAAATAGTGGTAGTACGAGAAACTGGTATGCACActgggcatgagctccaaaaaaCACTTTCTTTCATGaacaaacagcaacgtttcgattcACCAAAAAATGTGCCAGCCCAACACTACtagtacattacatttagcagacacatttgcccaaagtgacttacaaacacTGACATTGCCCCAAATACAATCTGATACTCCACATTCACCTACTGGACTTCGGTCATCTACAATATACGTAGGCTACATTATGTAAGGGCtggaatcagggccgctgacagctttagccgagtctgcgggggaaaaaaaacctgaaagggctccaaaccaatacatacaacgtcatgagaatccaattctgggccgtGTCTGTCCCTGCATGGGCCCCGGACAACTCGCCCTTTTTATCTCTGTCGGGTTCCCTGCCTTGAAGCACTGGCCATGCCTGGAAAGCAATGTAAACTACATATGCATACTGCATACCAATGTGAAGTCCTCATTCACTATGTAGCTCCATATTACGCCACTAGATGGCAGGAAAGTTCAGTGTACAAGTTCAGTTTGTATTCATCTCATcgacatacataggcctatggcaATGCTTATGGTCTGAATGTTAGTCTAGGTCTAAATGTTACCTACATATGCTTCAGTGTCCTATGTATTCTGGTCATATCTAATAGATATTCATCACCCTGGATTGCTGTCATTGCACTAATGCATGGTTACATATCCCAGTCACTAGCCTACAACCAATAATTAAATGTTAACGTCTAGATTTGTTCCTTGTTGTCTCATGTCTATGTTGTCTTGTGTTTTCTATCTGTGAGTTTGAGCATAATCTTGACTGGGTTGTTTCCGTCATTGGCAGAAATCCAGTCATCAGGAAGGACTGAGAAGTCCTCTGTCGCTTACATAATAGACAATTCAAATGTTTTGGACACAGTCCAGATTTTTATTGCTCCACCACTGAGATAATTTGCTGCATTTGGTGGGCAGATATGACATAACTGAGGTGGGCAGTCATGTTCAggtctactgtaggcctagtccCATTACATAGACCAAACAATCTTGAATCTTAAttcccaattctctctctctctctctctctctctctctctctctctctctctctctctctctctctcgctctctctctctctgtctctcgctctctctctctctctctctcacacacacacacacacacacacacacacacacacacacacacacacacacacacacacacacacacacacacaattaatgaaTGATATTAGGCATAGCCTTATGGATTGGGAACGAGAAATCAACGTAATAGTAAAGTTAAAGTTCATTATTCATTAATCATAATAGCCTACTTAGACCTACTTTTAGTAACTAAAAAAGTTATATGTGACTGGTAGCCTATGTGACTGTTGCCCCAAATAGGTTGATAGGGCTATGGGTCGGTGCTCCCTGATTGCAAAAAAAGTGAACAAGGACACAGCTAGAAAAGCGAAAGGGCTCGTGTGGTGATTGGGCGGGTCACCGACAGCGCCGCCGTGCTCCCAGCGTTCGGCCCAGCGTACTTGAATTGTTTTGAATGTGCGAGGCACCGACAGAAGGGGAGCAGAACTTGAACTAAAGATGGCGGACGTGGACGATGAGATACGGTCTGAACCCTCTTCTCTGCACCCCGCGGCGTCTCGGAACGGAACCGGTGTCGGTTCGGTGAGTGGTACCAGGAGCCAGAATATAACCATAATGACGACAGGCCCACGAATGGTACGGATTGTTAAATCGGAATCGGGCTATGGTTTCAATGTACGCGGCCAAGTAAGTGAAGGTGGACAACTGCGAAGTATCAACGGGGAACTGTATGCTCCACTGCAACATGTCAGCGCCGTGCTACCTGGAGGTGCTGCAGACCGAGCTGGCATATTGAAGGGTGACAGAATATTGGAAGTGTAAGTGTGCTTATTTGTCAATTACATTTCAGCCCCACAAAGTCATAAACAACTAACATGAGCTACTGCCAGACGGCTAGCAACATAAGTAGCTGGCTACATAGCCACACTGGCTGGCTAACCTGTTATCTAACTATCGCTAGCTAAGTAATAACAAATCAATGCCGCAAAGCTAGCAATGGCTATTAACCTTAGCACTAATATATTCTATGTATCCGCGGGTTTACAAGCTCATGTCAGTTGGTAGCTCTCCATTGAGGAGTGAAATGTGTTCTTTTGCACCATCAAAAGTC
The Engraulis encrasicolus isolate BLACKSEA-1 chromosome 20, IST_EnEncr_1.0, whole genome shotgun sequence genome window above contains:
- the s100a10a gene encoding protein S100-A10a, whose translation is MPSDLEKAMESMIMVFHKYASKDGNRDTLSRRELKDLMENELAGFLKSQKDPATVDRIMRDLDTNGDGQVSFEEFVSLVVGLSIACEQCYKAHLLKTGARK